One segment of Anguilla anguilla isolate fAngAng1 chromosome 1, fAngAng1.pri, whole genome shotgun sequence DNA contains the following:
- the osr1 gene encoding protein odd-skipped-related 1 has protein sequence MGSKTLAAPVPLHPSLQLANYGLLQASGGLQLPADHIPNIYSFSALHAVHLHQWTLGYPPVALPRCTFSKLPALMDGRLPLPALLPPFFPHLVQPGKQDSASSGGGGGGGGTQGAKRSKPRFDFANLAVAATQEEPLKAEDLSSPGPGPGPVLALGSLLDAAKLSPERKPSRGRLPSKTKKEFVCKFCGRHFTKSYNLLIHERTHTDERPYTCDICHKAFRRQDHLRDHRYIHSKEKPFKCQECGKGFCQSRTLAVHKTLHMQVKELKPSKIK, from the exons ATGGGAAGCAAGACCCTGGCGGCGCCGGTGCCCCTGCACCCGTCCCTGCAGCTGGCCAACTACGGCCTCCTGCAGGCGTCCGGCGGGCTCCAGCTGCCCGCCGACCACATCCCCAACATCTACAGCTTCAGCGCCCTGCACGCCGTGCACCTGCACCAGTGGACGCTGGGGTACCCGCCCGTGGCCCTGCCCCGCTGCACCTTCTCCAAGCTCCCCGCGCTGATGGACGGGCGCCTGCCTCTGCCCGCCCTGCTGCCCCCCTTCTTCCCCCACCTCGTGCAGCCCGGCAAGCAGGACTCCGCCTCctccggcggcggcggcggcggcggcgggacgCAGGGGGCCAAGAGGAGCAAGCCCCGCTTCGACTTCGCCAACCTGGCGGTGGCGGCCACCCAGGAGGAGCCGCTGAAGGCGGAGGACCTGAGCtcgccggggccggggccggggccggtgCTGGCGCTGGGCTCCCTGCTGGACGCGGCCAAGCTCTCCCCGGAGAGGAAGCCCAGCCGCGGGCGGCTGCCCTCCAAGACCAAGAAGGAGTTCGTCTGCAAGTTCTGCGGCCGCCACTTCACCAAGTCCTACAACCTGCTGATCCACGAGCGGACGCACACGGACGAGAGGCCGTACACCTGCGACATCTGCCACAAGGCCTTCCGGCGGCAGGACCACCTGAGGGACCACAG GTACATCCACTCCAAAGAAAAGCCTTTCAAGTGCCAGGAGTGCGGGAAGGGCTTTTGTCAGTCCCGGACGCTGGCGGTCCACAAAACGCTGCACATGCAGGTCAAGGAACTAAAACCGTCGAAGATAaagtga